The genomic stretch AGATCGAGCCATCTCTGGAGGCATAGGAAGGGAAACCGCGATGATGTTGGTGCTTTCTATTGTCTGACAACGTCATAATCGTCCAAATCCGGTATATTAGTCCTTGTGTAATTCTCTAGTATGAAACACATGGGCTCATCAGAATAGATATATGAAGAATACTGGGGGAGCAGTTGATTGATTGTTGCAGGGCACTCTGGGTTACAACGACTCTAGCCTATTTATTGGAAACAAAAAGGGGGCGATAGACATCATCTTGGTTGGTAGCTACGAGAGTAGCTTCCTCTCGGCTTCGGACACATCGTGCCTCTGGAGCGAGCACATGACGACTAGTCCTTGCAGGCTTTCTGTACATCCATACACCGTTGGCCATCTTGCTCGCGTGAGCTCCAGCGGTGTGTTCCTTTGGACCAGAGCTTGAACCAACAAATATCTGAAACTATCAGTTCTGTTCCAAGCCTCTGGTGGCTTTCTAACTCGCGAGTCGTTGCCAGCTGTGTTTCAACTTTCAAGCAGTTGTGCTGCTCGGGATTCGGGAACATGTTTGTTTCAAGAATGAGCGCTTGTTCATCATCCTGCCTAAGTTTTGTTTCTAGGGCAGTTGTCAGAAAAATGCTCTGAGATCAACAACTTGAGACCATTGATCACCTAATGGTCCAATAGCCTATTGCTAAGTATATCTTGTTGAAGCTGAGTCAATGACATCACCATGCTAAATCTGGTTGAAGGAACATAAAAGAGCATTGCAGGAACATAAAAGATCACTCTTCAAGAGATCCAGTGAGGACAACTTCATGCAGAGATCCACTCCAAGTgaaaaaaaacaacaaaaacacGTGATGTTGGTAGTACTCCTAGTCTTCAAAAGATAGCATTTTTACCCTTTTGTTTCGGTAGTTACTCTGTGTTACTCCTTCAGTCACATAATATAAGATGATACTACAACCAATATGCAAtatgtaataacatcttatattatgggacagaTGGAGTAGCATTTGATTATCAGCATAAAGCTAGAGTATGCATAGATAGAGCCTAAAGAAACATATACGATAATCTAGAGACACAAATTGGCTGGATGTGCAGTTAGAAAACGCAGCTTCAGAGGTACAGCAGCATACAAGATAGGCAATCCAGAGCTCACACATTCATTTGTTCAGATGCAATCAAATAGATAGATGGAATAACATACACAGCACCACAGGGATATCAGTCAAGTTCTAGCTGACATAGCATAAATAATCCCAGAGACAGCAGTCAAATTCTAGCCAACACAGAATAAACAATCCCAAGCAGCCAAGTTCTAGCTAACAGATGATAAACAGTCCCAGAAATTAAGACAAACGATTACGGGAAAACAATCTGATGTTGGTAATCAAGCATGAGCCACCTTCTCTTGTGCAGCAGCCACTTGTTGCAGTCTTCTCTTGTTACAAGCATCGTTGAATAAGTGCAGCTCAATCATAACAAGACCAACTAGGAGGGTACCAGTGAGGGGAATGGATGATTTTACCACATCCTGAAACACTTCGAATATCCACGTCTTACGCCTACAGGTGGCAGGTGAAATGAGATTACAAGAATGGATCAACTACTGTCAAGTCAAAACACATCACAGGACTGCATAGGTTTGAGAGTGTACCAACCACTGAGAGTCATTTGGCCTCGGCTTGATTTGTACAGAAAGAATCTTCAGCAGATGTATGTTCTGACGGTCAGTAGTCCCTGACTTGGCTAGCAGATCATACAACTCCTCCTTCTTCAGTAGGATTACCTCCTTTGCTTTGGCCAGGGTTTCAGGTGGTTCACAACGAACATACTGGATAGAAATACAAAACCAGGGTATCACACATGACGCGCTACTAATCACACCAACATTCACGTCGAGACACGGAAAATTGTAGGTTTTGGACGTTTACCCGCTTCGTGGTGCTCATGAACCTTGCAAGACAGGCGCCCGAGGCCTGTGATCGCTGGATCAGGCCACCGGCCGCCGGCTTTGGCTGGATCAGGGCACCGGCAGCTGGCGCTTGCAGGAGCAGGGCGGACCCAGCAAGCCTCCTCGCACCGGATCGAACAACCGCGGCCATCTCCTCCGGTCTGCAAAATTGAGGGATTTAGGGGAAGCAACACACCGGCGACGGGGGAAAAAGACCGGAGCAAGTATCGACGGCGAGCGTACCTTGCTGATCTGGGTATCCGCAATGCGCGCTCTTAGGGCAGACGCAACACTACAGGGTGAATATCGTAGCAGTTATGCTATTTCCGGCTGAACCTAGCAGTTATAAAATTAAACAAATTTCAAGCAACACAAATTTTAGTAGACCAATAATTAATTTATAACATTAAACAAATTATAGAAAtaactactacttcttcttcttggaCGGCCCTGAAGCGTCATCGTGTTGGCGACGCTTCCTACTCATCACCTCTTCGGATGAATTGCTTGCCGGCGCCTCCAACAAGCCCGTCTTCCCCTCCGACGAGTCATCCTTCCGCCTTCGCTTAGGCTTTCTCTTtcatcttattcttcttcttcttcttcaccacctCCTTTGCTGTCTCCTCCGCCTCAAGCCCTGCTGTGATGGGGAAGACGCCTCGATCACGGTTGCCCTTCCAGCGTTTGCTCTTCCGCGGCAGTTACACACTGAGTCTCACTGAGGAATTGGGTTCAACCTAAGTTCTTGGGCCACACCGGCACAAAAAGgtaattggggggggggggggggctgggcATGATATTTAGCGCCGGCACCCCCCCATATCCCTTTAAGGGTCCCCCTAGTGGAGACACTCTTATATGTTATTTTGCCCGAATATCATGAGAATCATTTCGTGCCCAAATATTTTTATACGAGTATAATACTTAATCATCTTTCAATATCTAAAACTACCACGAATTTTGGAGGATGCATAGCACCTACTCACTCCGGTcgaatttaatcgacgcggaggaaGAGCTGCTCGTGCATGTGCTTAGCGGGTGGGTGCGTCAATTTATTAGGGCCGGAGGTAGTCTGTACCAAAAAAATCACGTGCCCTATATAAACGTGTGAGGTTATACATGCCCTAACCCTAAGGAACCTAGATCCGCGAGGTATACGCTCGCCGTCGATGTTTCCTTTCCTGCCCCGTCGTCGCCCGTGTTGCTTCCCCCTAACCTCTCAATTTTGCAGACCGGAGGAGATCGATGGCCGCGATTGTTCGATCCGGTGCGAGGAGGCTTGCTGGGTCCGCCCTGCTACAGCGAGCGCCGGCGGCCGATGCCGTGCTCCAGCGATCGCAGGCCTCGTGTGTGGATGCGCTGCGCCGCCCCTTCCTTGCAAGGCTCATGAGCAGCTCGAAGCAGGTAAACGTCCAAAACCGACTCTTTTTGTCGTCGACGTGACATGAAATGTTGGTGTGATTAGTATCCTCGTTTTCTACGTGTTTCCAGCACGAGGACGAAATCCAGGAGAGGAAGGAGGAGCTGTATGATCTGATATCTCTGACGGAGAATTATCCCCTTACTGACTATCACAACAGGCTCCTGCTCCGGGAACTTTCTGCACAAGTCGTGCCTAGACCAGCTGACCCTAAATGGTACAACATCGGAACATACACAGATTGTATGTTCCATTTGCATAGACATGTGTAAATTGATGAAATGCTCTGctgcttcctccctttttctGCCACTTTTGTGTTTGACTTCATATATATATTAGCTGATCATTATAATAATCTCATTTGACCTGCCTGTAGGCGCTTCATGCGTGCAGCAAAACGTTTTAACAATGTGATAAGGTCAGTTGGGATTGCCGTTGGCTTGGTTATAGGTGGTGCTTCTGTTAAAGTGCTGCTCAGCTTGGAGGAGTTCTCACAGCGGATTCTCAAGGAACATAAAGAGGAGAAGAAGGCTGGGAAGGAGAAGCGGGTGGTTTTTTCTTGAGGGAGAACCAAGGATGGCAGATGTCAACCTGTTTCCCAGCACTATGTTATTGTAACTATGGTACTTTTTATGATCTGTTAGCTAGAACTTGTGTGCAAGTTCAttcgcaaaataaataaaaaagaactTGTGTGCAAGTTTATCACTGCGGACAATCTTGTTAGTTTAACTATGATGATTGTTGTTGCTGCGTTAGGTCTATCCTAATCTGTTTAACAAAGAAAATCCTAAGGAACCCTAATTATTCCGAGGAGGTGTACCTCCCTTGCGATCCGAAAGGACGAGGGTGTATGACTTGGAGGCGCTCCGGCTGTAGTGTAAGCGGAGGGTGGCTGGGGCGAGCGGCGAGACATGAGGGGCAGCAACGTCGGGACCCCTCTAGGCTTCCATGggaggattttttttcttttcgatcTCTTCCATTGGAGGATGTTACGGCCGTTATTTCCTTTCTCCAGGTGTTCTGACTTCTGAACCGGTATTTTCCACTCGTCGGTGGTAGAGATGCCTAATTAACTAGTTTTAGACGGCTGCTCCTCTCGCACCTGCCAGGTCCCCATTCCCCAACCACGGCTAGAGCGTGTACAGCTTCTTCTCTCGGCAACTCAACAACACGGCGGGCACCATGAAAAAGAACAACTACGGATCCGACGACCACTATCTCGTCGAGTTTACGAACGACGGTACCGACAGACAACTCGATCAAAAACACGACCATCAACTCATCCTGTCCGTCCGTGAAGCGCAGAAAAAAAAGGTGCAATGGCAACTTAGAGTCCCGTTTTCAGATTCGATTTTCTACAAGTACGATATAAGCAAACCTACCATCTGCAATGTTGGAAAAATATATCATTTTCTATATATGCTGAAATATCATCAAGCGAACTTAGGAGTCGTCTAGCAGTAAACAGTTGGTAAAAGCctagctggcaggaccttgatattTCTCTAGATTTAGGTTTTTTCCTTTGTGGATACTTCGCTGGTCCTGCCgtacatccggtgtatcttttgtcttcccatacacgcccaagaagtttagcaggttcacgcaaagattttttgtCACGTGCataacgtcgattgcagagtgaacctctaggaatttccagtagggtagctcccaaaatatagacttcttcttccacatgggtacgtgtccgtcaacatcatgcggaacagattgttcgccaggaccctttccaaagatcacttttaaatccttgaccatatcatatataacatccccagtagggcgggtaggcttcgttcgattatctgcctcacctctgaaatactttcctcttttttttacgtgatgttgttttggaagaaatcgacgatgccccaggtacagattcttgtttcccaaatatatactgtcagtctcacctaaacagtgtgtgcatgcattgtatccctcgtTTGAatgccctgaaatgttactaagagcaggtcaatcattgatggttacaaacaacaacgctcgtaggttaaattccttttgttcgtgcttatCCCACACATGTACACCTTCTTCacgccacaactgtaaaagttcttcaaccaatggcctcaggtacacatcaatatcgttgccgggttgcctcgggccttggatgagcactggcatcataatgaacttccgcttcatgcacgaccaaggaggaaggttatagatacatagagtcactagccaggtgctatgactggagctctgctccccgaaaggattaaagccatctgtacttagaccaaatcttaagttccttgcgtcatctgaaaatgacttgaattcTCTGTCGATTtatctccactgcgacccatcagcggggtgtctcagtatcacatctttcttacggtcctctttgtgccatcacaacaacttggcatgctctttattttggAACAAACATTTCAaccatggtattataggagcataccacatcaccttcgcaggaaccctcttccttggGGTGGattcgccctcaacatcgccagggtacACTACTGCAGAAACCCTCACTAGTGACAGACACATTTTGCTCTTCAGTGACAGGCAAGGTGCCTGTCACTAGTATGCAGTCACTGGTACCGCCTGTCACTAGTGATAGGAACATTGCCTGTCACTAGTATGTGTTATAGTGACAGGCAGAAAAGATGCATGTCACTAGCATGATGAAAGACCGCATCCATGTTGGATTCTCTAGTGACTGGTCTATTATTGTGCCCATCACTAGTATGAATTTTGGtattaaaaaaattaatacaTTTTCGACGAATATGCAGTAACATGCAGGTACAAGATACAATATAGCATTTTGTAGGTGAAACCTCATATAAAATTCGACCAAAGCACAATACAAAGCATGCGTATTACATGGGACATATCACTCCAAAGCGAAGGTTGAAGATCAGTTACACAAAATTTAAATACGTGTAAGATAGTTAACTTGCACCGGAACATTGACAAGCTCTAAGAATCCACGTAGATCTTCAAAAACACCCTCTCCAGCTATCGGCACACCATGAGTTAGCATTGTCgaccgaagaagaagctgcgtGTACGTACATGTGTGTACGTACATCTAGAGGTGTTGTTAAATGCTCTGGCCTTCCACATATTAATCATCAGAATTTGTTGGTGGAAGGCAGATCACGTTAATACCGTCTAGCTGAAAGATAAAACCACATGTTAATTAGTATCAGAAATTCGGAATTTGCAGCCATTTACTTAGTGCTTACTTTGGTCCAGATGTAGTTTACAAGGAGTCAAAATCCTAGTGCCATTTTCCACCTATACTTTACAAGGCAGGAAAAGCAAATAATATGAAGGAATAGCACAAGGAGTGATGCTTTTGATTACCTCCAGCAAAGGTATAGCAGAAACCAAAGGTTTAGCAGACAACAAGAACCTAGAGCATGGATGAAACTGCCATGCTGGTTGCCACCTGCTGCCGGATTGCCCTTGGTCGATCTGCGGTACCAGTTCATTGATGCAAAAAGCTCTTCGTGCAATCAAATTGTGGTTGGGACAGTATTTCTGTTACCCAACTATCACTACCAGAAGGTTAAAAAAACTTCACTAAATTAGGACAGTAATCTCAGGAGATGCTGCTCTGCTCACCTTGAATTCTGATGGATGTGCTGCTCCTACTTCAGCATATATCTTAGTTCACTGCTACATAAGCAATTATATTAAATGTCCTGCGATAAAAAATAGTTGGATGTACATGACAATTTCAACTCCTGGAACATACATGATCACTATTTACTGAGCAAAAGCTAATTAATTTCCTAGCTAATTTAGGGACGCCCAAAGGGATATAACACTCTTCTTCAACTACAACCAGGACATGTACAGAAATTAGACAAGATAGATTGATCTATTTACATCAAACGGCAGTTAGTCTCTTGCAATGAGACGTACACATGGGAGATAATATATGACTTGGATCATATCTACAAATAGTAATGACAGAGGTCGGCAAACTCAAGTGGATTTGGACTTGCTACCATTATATAATGACCACAAAAATGCCAAGAGACTAAGCTTACCAAGATTTAGAAATCCCAGTTTACTTGATTATCATTTGTACCAATATCTCTCCAAAGGCATCACCAAATAAGAGATCCCAAAAGCAAGTTGAGTTCATCCCTGCAGAAATATTTAGTTTGAAATCCTAATTGATGGTGTAAGGCAGGGATTTTTTCCGTCTTCATATTGATGACTACTATAATAAATTTTTCCCAGACATGGACAAAAGGAAAAGGTAcacaatgatgacccacaagtatagggggtgtatcgtagtactttcgataaataagagtgtcgaacccaacgaggagcagaaggtgttgacaagcagtttcgatgaaggattcactgtaaatgctcacagacaagtattcagggggttttgatattgcagataaataaagtacgagtaagtaaaatgcgagagaaataattgcagcgagtggcccaatcctttttagcacaaaggacaagccggtttgtttacttataatgaccaaacgttcttgaggacacacgggaatttagtctagtgctttcgcttcatatagctgattaatattcattattttgataagtgttgtgtgggtgaacctatgctaatgcaccgccctttgatgcgcgtgagacacacgtccgttgggaaccccaagaggaaggtgtgatgtgcacagcagtaagttttccctcagaaagaaaccaaggtttatcgaaccagtaggagccaagaagcacgttgaaggttgttggtggcggagtgtagtgcggcgcaacaccagggattccggcgccaacgtggaacccgcacaacacaatcacggtactttgccccaacgtaacggcgaggttgtcaatctcaccggcttgctgtaaacaaaggattagatgtatagtgtggatgatgatgattgtttgcgaagaacagtaaagaacaattgcagtagattgtatttcagatgtaaagaataggaccggggtccacagtttactagcggtgtctctcccataagataaacagatgttgggtgaacaaattacggcttgggcaattgacaaataaagaaggcataacaatgcacatacatatatcatgatgagtactatgagatttaatcagggcattacgacaaagtacatagaccgctatccagcatgcatctatgcctaaaaagtccactttcaggttatcatccgaaccccttccggtattaagttgcaagcaacggacaattgcattaagtatggtgcgtaatgtaatcaacacaaatatccttagacaaagcatcgatgttttatccctagtggcaacaacacatccacaaccttagaactttccgtcatcgtcccgcatttaatggaggcatgaacccactatcgagcataaatactccctcttggagtcacaagtatcaacttggccagagcctctactagcaacggagagcatgcaagaacataaacaacatatatgatagattgataatcaatttgacacagtattcaatattcatcggatcccaacaaacacaacatgtagcattacaaatagatgatcttgatcatgataggtagctcacaagatctaacatgatagcacaatgaggagaagacaaccatctagctactgctatggacccatagtccggggttggactactcacacatcgatccggaggcgatcatggcgatgaagagacctccgggagatgattcccctctccggcaggtgtccggaggcgatctcccgaatcccccgagatgggattggcggcggcggcgtctctggaaggttttccgtatcgtggctctcggtactgggggtttcgcgacgaagactatatgtaggcggaagggcaggtcgggaagagtcacgaggggcccacacgagggccggcgcggccggggcttgggccgcgccgcctcggtgtgtcgccacctcgtggccccacttcgtttcctcttcggacttctggaagcttcgtggaaaaataggaccctgggcattgatttcgtccaattcctagaatatttccttactaggatttatgaaaccaaaaacagcagaaaacagcaactggctcttcggcatcttgtcaataggttagtgccggaaaatgcataataataacatataatgtgtataaaacatgtgagtatcatcataaaagtagcatggaacataagaaattatagatacgtttgggacgtatcaagcatccccaagcttagttcctactcgccctcgagtaggtaaacgataacaaagataatttctgaagtgacatgctatcataatcttgatcatactattgtaagcatatgagatgaatgcagcgattcgaagcaatgatgaagataatgagtaaacaaatgaatcatatagcaaagacttttcatgaataatactttgaagacaagcatcaataagacttgcataagagttactcataaagcaataaattcaaagtaaaggcattgaagcaacataaaggaagatataagtttcagcggttgctttcaacttcaacatatatatctcatggataattgtcaacacaaagtaatataacaagtgcaataagtaaacatgtaagaatcaatgcacacagttacacaagtgtttgcttctaagatataaagaagtaggtaaactgactcaacaataaagtaaaagataggcccttcgcagagggaagcatggattactatatttgtgctagagcttttcattttgaaaacaagaaacaattttgtcaacggtagtaataaatcatatgtgttatgtataagacatcttataagttgcaagcctcatgcatagtatactaatagtgctcgcaccttgtcctaattagcttggattaacacggattatcattgcatagcatatgtttcaaccaagtgtcacaaaggggtacctctatgccgcctcgtacaaaggtctaaggagaaagctcgcattggatttctcgcttttgattattctcaacttagacatccataccgggacaacatagacaacagataatggactcctctttaatgcataagcattcaacaacagttaattttctaataagagattgaggatttgtgtccaaactgaaacttccaccatgaatcatggcttaagttagcggcccaatgttcttctctaacagtatgcatactcaaaccatttgatcatgaaaatcgcccttacttcagacaagacgaacatgcatagcaactcacatgatattcaacaaaggtaaaagttgatggcgtccccataaacatggttaccgctcaacaagcaacttattaagaaataagacacataagtacatattcttcaccacaatagtttttaaggctattttcccatgagctatgtattgtaaaggcaaagaatagaaatttaaaggtagcactcaagtaatatactttggaatggcggagaaataccatgtggtaggtaggtatggtggacacaaatggcatagtatttggctcaaggatttggatgcacgagaagaattcctctcaatacaaggctaggctagcaaggttgtttgaagcaaactcaagtataaaaggtgcagacaaagctcacatatgaacatattgtagctattataagactttacattgtctccttgttgttcaaacaccttaaccgtaaaatatctagactctagagatcaatcatgcaaaccaaattttaacaagctctatgtaattcttcattaatgggtacaaggtacatgatgcaagagcttaaacatgatctatatgagcacaacaattgacaagtatcacattattcaagacattataccatttaccacatgcggcattttccgtttccaaccatatagcaatgaaagaaatagtccaactttcgcaatgaacattaaagataaagctaagaacacatgtgttcatacgaaacaacggagcgtgtctctctcccaaacaaagaatgctaggatccgatcttattcaaacaaaacaaaaataaaaacaaacagacgctccaagtaaagcacataagatgtgacggaataaaaatatagtttcactagaggtgacctgataagttgtcgatgaagaagggatgccttgggcatccccaagcttagacgcttgggtcttcttaaaatatgcagggatgaaccacgggggcatccccaagcttaaactcttcactcttcttgatcatattgtatcatcctcctctcttgacccttgaaaacttcctccacaccaaactcaaaacaaactcattagagggtcagtgcataattcatatattcagaggtgacataatcattcttaacacttccggacattgcacaaagctactgaaagttaatggaacaaagaaatccatcaaacatagcaaaacaggcaatgcgaaataaaaagcgagaatctgtcaaaacgaacagtccgtaaagacgaattttttagaggcaccggacttgctcggatgaaaattcccaaattgaatgaaagttgcgtacatatccgaggatcacgcacgtaaattggcagatttttccgagttacctacagagaaccatacccaaattcgtgacaagaagaaatctgtttctgcgctagtaatccaaatctagtattgactttactatcaaagactttacttggcacaacaatgcaataaaataaagataaggagaggttgctacagtaataaaaacttccaagactcaaatataaaacaaagtgcagaagtaaaataatgggttgtctcccataagcgcttttcttaacgcctttcgcctatgcgcgaaagtgtgaatcaagtgttatcaagagatgaagcatcaacattaccttgggctttatgcatacccttcttattatttttcttactctttggtttagggaatacatgtctacctccgggtgtagaggtgaattttagggtgccttctcccacatctatgattgctcccaatagtttcagcagggatctttcaagtgtgatttgtcccgttcctacacattcaataacaagataatcagtggatactgttcttccaagaatggttgtatgcacaccctcggctattcccttaggaattataaccgagttatcaataagagttattccttctccccttcaacgagtccccaaagtgtcaaagattcataaatNNNNNNNNNNNNNNNNNNNNNNNNNNNNNNNNNNNNNNNNNNNNNNNNNNNNNNNNNNNNNNNNNNNNNNNNNNNNNNNNNNNNNNNNNNNNNNNNNNNNgaaaatgcataaatatgacatataatgtgcataaaacatgtagataacatcaataatgtggcatggaacataagaaattatcgatacgttggagacgtatcagcggcgagAAAGATCTTGCCCTCGCCGCGGATGCCTTTGACGTGGAAGCCTGCTTCTCCCAAATTCTAGACTCCTCCGTCGGAAAACCGATTCGAGTCCAAAAATCGGCGAGCAGCTCATCGCCGCTGCGGCCAGTAGCAAAATCCGGTGGCGGAACCCGTGGTTCATCTACCAGACCTTGCCAAGCCACCTCCTCCGCTATTGACAACTCCTCCTCACCTCCCGAGATCTCGCCGAGGAGACCAAAACGCGAGCCTGATCCCGTCAAGCCAGCCGACGACAGACCTGCCGGCGTCTTCCCATGGCCTATCGGCTGCAGAATCAGCCTACGGCGGGGCTTCCGCGGCGGAGTCCGCCAGTCCGCCTCAGGCGCCATCCTCCTCATCGATCCAGACCTAGTCAGTAGAACCCATCCTACTTTGTTAGCACTAATCTTGATTCATGTATCAGcatgtttattttgttttgcatGTGGTTAGGTGATCATGTATTCGTGTAGTTTGCcctgcttttttttttgcaaggaaagaggtttcattaattaAACAGGGGAAATACAATCAGCCTTGATCGCTTCAGCGATTTCAGGCGGGTAGTTCTGTAGCCAAACACCAGATCGTTCATGTACTCTCCCTAACAAGGCGAGGccatggcttgcaccattggcatCCCGACTTACCTTTTGTAAACCTACCTCTCTTTCCCTAATTCTATCGCGAATCAATTTAATCCTCATAGCATGGCGTGACAAGTTCGGGGTTCCTTCCTTCGCGAGCGTTAGTGCGTCCGCGCTGTCAGACTCAAGGATGAAAGGACCTGGTTCCCGAGGC from Lolium rigidum isolate FL_2022 chromosome 4, APGP_CSIRO_Lrig_0.1, whole genome shotgun sequence encodes the following:
- the LOC124708030 gene encoding uncharacterized protein LOC124708030, which produces MSSSKQHEDEIQERKEELYDLISLTENYPLTDYHNRLLLRELSAQVVPRPADPKWRFMRAAKRFNNVIRSVGIAVGLVIGGASVKVLLSLEEFSQRILKEHKEEKKAGKEKRVVFS
- the LOC124648087 gene encoding uncharacterized protein LOC124648087, encoding MAAVVRSGARRLAGSALLLQAPAAGALIQPKPAAGGLIQRSQASGACLARFMSTTKRYVRCEPPETLAKAKEVILLKKEELYDLLAKSGTTDRQNIHLLKILSVQIKPRPNDSQWRKTWIFEVFQDVVKSSIPLTGTLLVGLVMIELHLFNDACNKRRLQQVAAAQEKVAHA